A genomic region of Haemorhous mexicanus isolate bHaeMex1 chromosome 14, bHaeMex1.pri, whole genome shotgun sequence contains the following coding sequences:
- the CMC4 gene encoding cx9C motif-containing protein 4 — MSQKDPCQKQACEIQKCLQANNYMESKCEAALQEMRKCCARFAKGRSVCCSGFEREERERENAKLTSKGISPPPQ, encoded by the exons ATGTCCCAGAAGGATCCCTGCCAGAAACAAGcctgtgaaatacagaaatgcttGCAAG CAAACAACTACATGGAGTCCAAGTGTGAAGCTGCCCTTCAGGAGATGCGGAAATGCTGCGCTCGGTTCGCCAAGGGCAGGTCCGTCTGTTGTTCAGGGTTtgagagagaagaaagggagagagaaaatgctAAGTTGACTTCAAAAGGAATTTCCCCACCACCTCAGTAA